A genomic stretch from Brucella sp. BE17 includes:
- the gltB gene encoding glutamate synthase large subunit — translation MTHLTPSVSHVMSHNDQNGTIKAAPTASFGQPQKTARTTAGTPPAIISAAKGFAAQGLYDPRNEHDACGVGFIAHMKGQKSHKVIEDGLFMLENLTHRGAVGADPLMGDGAGILVQIPDRFFREEMSKQDIDLPEPGQYAVGFLFMPRDEKLRAHCAEIVREVIEAEGQSFIGFRDVPVDNASLSKAPHIAATEPFHVQVFIRRNPAIETDDEFERRLFVLRKVISNRIYQEHDGDDKGFYVVSLSARTIVYKGMFLAYQVGSYYNDLKDPRFESAVALVHQRFSTNTFPSWRLAHPYRMVAHNGEINTLRGNVNWMAARQASVDSELFGNDISKLWPISYEGQSDTACFDNALEFLHQGGYSLAHAMMMLIPEAWSGNKLMSDERRAFYEYHAALMEPWDGPAAVAFTDGRQIGATLDRNGLRPARYIVTDDDFVILASEAGVLPVEEKKVVKKWRLQPGRMLLIDMEEGRIVSDEEIKSQIAQKHPYKQWLGNTQLILEDLASVEPRALRKDVSLLDRQQSFGYTQEDTKFLMSPMATTGQEAIGSMGTDTPISAMSDKSKLLYTYFKQNFAQVTNPPIDPIREELVMSLVSFIGPRPNIFDLVGSSRRKRLEVRQPILTNGDLEKIRSIGHTEDRFDTKTLDITYNASEGASGMHGAIERLCDRAEAAVHGGYNIVILSDRQVGPDRIAIPALLATAAVHHHLIRKGQRTSVGLVVESGEPREVHHFCCLAGFGAEAINPYLAFDTLLDMHRRREFPPEVDADELVKRYIKSIGKGILKVMSKMGISTYQSYCGAQIFDAVGLKSDFVDQFFFGTATTIEGVGLDEVAEETVRRHTSAFGNDPVLLTSLEVGGEYAYRMRGEAHMWSPDAVAKLQHAVRTSNPATFSEYTATLDAKSADAKTIRGLFDIRFAETRGLKPVSIDEVEPATEIVKRFSTGAMSFGSISREAHTTLARAMNAIGGKSNTGEGGEEPDRFYPLPDGTANPERSAIKQVASGRFGVTTEYLVNADLIQIKVAQGAKPGEGGQLPGHKVDATIAKTRHSTPGVGLISPPPHHDIYSIEDLAQLIYDLKNVNPAADISVKLVSEVGVGTVAAGVAKARADHITVSGYDGGTGASPLTSLKHAGSPWEIGLAETHQTLVLNGLRSRIALQVDGGLRTGRDVVIGALLGADEFGFSTAPLIAAGCIMMRKCHLNTCPVGVATQDPVLRKRFKGTPEHVINFFFYLAEEVRALLAEMGFTKLEQIIGEAQLLEKQAMVDHWKARGLDFSRIFYKPEAEKSAIFWTERQKHPIDDVLDRKLIAEAQPALEERKPVKIDVDIKNVDRSAGAMLSGAVAKRFRHKGLPDDTIAVTLRGTAGQSFGAFLARGITFDLIGDGNDYVGKGLSGGRIVIRPPENSPIVAEHSIIAGNTALYGALEGECYFRGVAGERFAVRNSGAVTVVEGVGDHGCEYMTGGVVVVIGQTGRNFAAGMSGGVAYVLDEEGDFARRCNMAMVELEPVPEEDDILEKLHHHGGDLMHMGRVDVSANMTRHDEERLVQLIAKHLHYTGSTRAKEILDNWESYRPKFVKVMPVEYRRALEEMERMQVGVAAE, via the coding sequence ATGACGCATTTGACGCCATCTGTATCGCATGTGATGTCTCACAACGATCAGAACGGAACGATCAAAGCTGCCCCGACCGCCTCTTTTGGACAGCCGCAAAAAACGGCGCGTACCACCGCAGGGACGCCGCCCGCCATAATTTCCGCCGCGAAGGGTTTCGCGGCGCAGGGCCTCTACGATCCGCGTAACGAGCATGACGCCTGTGGCGTCGGCTTCATCGCGCATATGAAGGGTCAAAAGTCGCACAAGGTGATCGAAGACGGGCTTTTCATGCTCGAAAACCTCACCCATCGCGGCGCAGTCGGTGCCGATCCCCTGATGGGCGATGGTGCTGGTATTCTGGTGCAGATACCCGACCGTTTTTTCCGGGAAGAAATGTCCAAGCAGGACATCGATCTGCCCGAACCGGGGCAATATGCCGTCGGCTTCCTGTTCATGCCGCGCGATGAAAAGCTGCGCGCGCATTGTGCTGAAATCGTGCGTGAAGTGATTGAGGCGGAAGGCCAAAGCTTTATCGGTTTCCGTGACGTTCCGGTCGATAATGCCTCGCTGTCCAAGGCACCGCATATCGCCGCCACCGAACCGTTTCACGTTCAGGTTTTCATTAGGCGCAATCCGGCAATCGAGACAGACGACGAATTCGAGCGTCGCCTGTTTGTGCTGCGCAAGGTCATTTCCAACCGCATCTATCAGGAGCATGATGGCGACGATAAGGGTTTTTATGTCGTCTCTTTGTCGGCGCGCACCATCGTCTACAAGGGTATGTTTCTCGCCTATCAGGTAGGAAGCTATTATAACGACCTGAAAGATCCGCGTTTCGAAAGTGCCGTGGCGCTGGTGCACCAGCGCTTTTCCACCAACACATTCCCGTCATGGCGTCTGGCGCATCCATATCGCATGGTCGCGCATAATGGTGAGATCAACACGCTGCGCGGCAATGTCAACTGGATGGCGGCGCGTCAGGCTTCGGTCGACTCGGAACTTTTCGGCAATGATATTTCCAAGTTGTGGCCGATTTCTTATGAAGGCCAGTCGGATACGGCCTGTTTCGACAATGCGCTCGAATTTCTGCATCAAGGTGGCTACAGTCTCGCCCACGCTATGATGATGCTGATCCCGGAAGCATGGTCTGGCAACAAGCTGATGTCTGACGAACGTCGGGCATTTTATGAATATCATGCAGCCCTGATGGAGCCATGGGACGGCCCTGCCGCCGTCGCCTTCACCGATGGCCGCCAGATTGGCGCGACGCTCGACCGTAACGGTCTGCGTCCGGCCCGCTATATCGTCACCGATGATGATTTCGTCATTCTGGCCTCTGAAGCCGGTGTGCTGCCGGTCGAGGAAAAGAAGGTCGTCAAGAAGTGGCGTCTTCAGCCGGGCCGCATGCTGCTCATCGATATGGAAGAAGGCCGCATCGTCTCGGATGAGGAAATCAAGTCGCAGATCGCGCAAAAGCATCCTTACAAGCAATGGCTCGGTAACACGCAGCTGATCCTCGAAGACCTCGCGTCGGTCGAACCGCGTGCGCTGCGCAAGGATGTCAGCCTTCTCGACCGTCAGCAGTCATTCGGCTACACGCAAGAAGACACCAAATTCCTGATGTCGCCGATGGCCACAACCGGTCAGGAAGCCATCGGTTCTATGGGCACCGACACGCCGATTTCGGCGATGTCCGACAAGTCGAAGCTGCTTTACACCTATTTCAAGCAGAATTTCGCGCAGGTTACCAATCCGCCCATTGACCCGATCCGCGAGGAACTGGTGATGAGCCTTGTGTCCTTCATCGGACCGCGTCCCAACATTTTCGATCTGGTCGGCAGCTCGCGCCGCAAGCGGCTGGAAGTGCGTCAGCCAATCCTGACCAATGGCGATCTGGAAAAAATACGCTCCATCGGCCATACCGAAGACCGTTTCGACACCAAGACGCTCGATATTACCTATAATGCGAGCGAGGGTGCAAGCGGCATGCATGGCGCTATCGAGCGGCTGTGCGACCGTGCAGAAGCAGCCGTTCATGGCGGATATAATATCGTCATCCTCTCCGACCGTCAGGTCGGACCGGACCGCATCGCTATTCCCGCATTGCTGGCAACGGCCGCTGTCCACCATCACCTGATCCGCAAGGGTCAGCGCACCTCTGTGGGGCTGGTGGTGGAATCGGGCGAGCCGCGCGAAGTGCATCATTTCTGCTGTCTGGCTGGCTTCGGTGCCGAGGCGATCAATCCCTATCTCGCTTTCGACACGCTCTTGGACATGCATCGCCGCCGCGAATTTCCGCCGGAAGTGGATGCCGACGAACTGGTCAAGCGCTACATCAAGTCGATTGGCAAGGGCATTCTGAAGGTCATGTCCAAGATGGGCATCTCGACCTACCAGTCCTATTGCGGCGCTCAGATTTTCGACGCTGTCGGACTGAAATCCGATTTTGTCGATCAATTCTTCTTTGGCACTGCCACGACGATCGAGGGCGTCGGTCTCGACGAGGTTGCCGAGGAAACGGTTCGTCGTCATACGTCCGCCTTCGGCAATGATCCCGTGCTGCTGACATCACTGGAAGTCGGTGGCGAATATGCCTATCGCATGCGCGGCGAGGCGCATATGTGGTCGCCCGATGCGGTGGCGAAACTCCAGCACGCGGTGCGTACGTCCAATCCGGCGACATTCAGCGAATATACCGCGACGCTTGATGCCAAGTCGGCGGATGCCAAGACCATTCGCGGGCTGTTCGATATCCGTTTTGCTGAAACGCGTGGTCTCAAGCCTGTGTCTATCGACGAGGTGGAACCGGCAACGGAAATCGTCAAGCGCTTTTCGACCGGCGCGATGTCGTTCGGCTCGATCTCGCGTGAGGCGCACACCACGCTTGCGCGCGCCATGAATGCGATTGGCGGCAAGTCGAACACGGGTGAGGGCGGCGAGGAGCCAGACCGCTTTTATCCGTTACCCGATGGCACCGCGAACCCCGAGCGCTCGGCCATCAAGCAGGTAGCATCAGGCCGTTTTGGTGTGACGACGGAATATCTCGTCAATGCCGATCTCATCCAGATCAAGGTGGCGCAGGGTGCAAAACCCGGCGAAGGCGGACAGTTGCCCGGCCACAAGGTCGATGCGACGATTGCAAAAACCCGTCATTCGACGCCGGGCGTCGGCCTCATTTCGCCGCCGCCGCACCACGACATTTATTCAATCGAGGATCTGGCGCAGCTCATTTATGATCTGAAAAACGTTAATCCGGCGGCCGATATTTCGGTCAAGCTTGTGTCGGAAGTGGGTGTAGGAACGGTTGCAGCCGGTGTTGCGAAAGCACGCGCCGACCATATCACCGTCTCGGGCTATGACGGCGGCACGGGTGCCTCGCCGCTGACCTCGTTGAAGCATGCCGGCTCCCCTTGGGAAATCGGTCTTGCCGAAACCCATCAGACACTGGTGCTGAACGGTCTTCGCTCGCGCATCGCACTTCAGGTCGATGGCGGTCTTCGCACCGGTCGCGACGTGGTCATTGGCGCGTTGCTTGGTGCCGACGAGTTCGGCTTCTCGACTGCGCCCTTGATTGCCGCTGGCTGCATCATGATGCGCAAGTGCCATCTCAACACGTGCCCCGTAGGCGTTGCCACACAGGATCCGGTTCTGCGCAAGCGTTTCAAAGGCACGCCTGAGCATGTCATCAACTTCTTCTTCTATCTTGCCGAAGAAGTGCGCGCGCTCCTGGCCGAAATGGGTTTCACGAAACTCGAACAGATCATCGGCGAAGCGCAGTTGCTCGAAAAGCAGGCGATGGTCGATCACTGGAAGGCGCGCGGGCTTGATTTCAGCCGCATCTTCTACAAGCCCGAGGCTGAAAAGTCGGCGATCTTCTGGACCGAGCGCCAGAAGCATCCGATCGATGACGTGCTCGACCGCAAGCTGATTGCCGAGGCACAGCCTGCTCTTGAAGAGCGCAAACCGGTCAAGATCGATGTCGACATCAAGAATGTCGACCGCTCTGCGGGTGCCATGCTTTCGGGTGCGGTTGCCAAGCGGTTCCGTCACAAGGGTCTGCCCGATGACACCATTGCCGTTACCCTGCGCGGTACGGCAGGGCAATCCTTTGGCGCTTTCCTTGCACGTGGCATCACTTTTGATCTGATTGGTGACGGCAACGACTATGTCGGCAAGGGGCTGTCGGGTGGGCGCATTGTCATCCGCCCGCCGGAAAACTCGCCGATTGTCGCGGAACATTCGATCATTGCCGGTAACACGGCACTTTATGGTGCGCTTGAAGGCGAATGCTATTTCCGCGGCGTTGCGGGCGAACGTTTTGCGGTGCGCAATTCGGGTGCTGTTACGGTTGTCGAAGGCGTGGGTGATCACGGCTGCGAATACATGACCGGCGGTGTCGTTGTGGTCATCGGACAGACCGGGCGCAATTTTGCCGCTGGCATGTCGGGCGGTGTCGCCTATGTGCTGGACGAAGAAGGCGATTTTGCCCGGCGTTGCAACATGGCCATGGTGGAACTGGAGCCGGTGCCGGAAGAGGATGATATCCTTGAAAAGCTACACCATCATGGCGGTGATCTCATGCATATGGGTCGGGTCGATGTATCGGCAAACATGACGCGCCACGACGAGGAACGTCTGGTGCAACTGATTGCCAAACATCTGCATTATACCGGCTCGACGCGCGCAAAAGAGATCCTCGACAATTGGGAGAGCTATCGCCCGAAATTCGTGAAGGTCATGCCGGTCGAATATCGCCGCGCTCTGGAAGAGATGGAGCGCATGCAGGTCGGTGTCGCAGCCGAATAA
- a CDS encoding glutamate synthase subunit beta, whose product MGKVTGFLEIDRQVAKYQPASDRIRHFREFTIPMSDGEVQKQAARCMDCGIPFCHGPTGCPVHNQIPDWNDLVYNDNWDQAIRNLHLTNNFPEFTGRICPAPCEEACTLNLEDTPVAIKSVEQALGDKAFELGYIVPQPVAQKTGKSVAIIGSGPAGLAAAQQLARVGHMVDVYERESRPGGLLRYGIPDFKMEKHLIDRRIEQMEGEGVRFLCGVNIGVDKPMRELLADYDAVLYCGGSEKPRPAGIPGADLEGVHDAMPYLVQQNRRVGRENIESVAWVSEPILAGGKHVVVVGGGDTASDCVGTAFRQGAVNVTQLDIRPQPPEKENKLSVWPYWATKMRTSSSQAEGATREFQVATLEFVGEDGVLTHVKCCHVDEQRKPIAGTEFFIKADLAFIAIGFFGPAENSVLKEMGESLDIATDRRGGTSVKANERDYRTNVAKFYAAGDVRRGQSLVVWAIREGRQAAHAIDHDLMGASVLPR is encoded by the coding sequence ATGGGTAAAGTTACAGGTTTTCTTGAGATCGACCGGCAGGTGGCAAAGTACCAGCCAGCCTCGGATCGCATTCGTCATTTCCGCGAATTCACCATTCCGATGAGCGACGGCGAGGTGCAGAAGCAGGCCGCACGCTGCATGGATTGCGGCATTCCTTTCTGCCACGGGCCGACCGGCTGTCCGGTGCACAACCAGATCCCGGACTGGAACGATCTCGTCTATAACGACAATTGGGATCAGGCGATCCGCAATCTGCATCTGACCAATAATTTTCCGGAGTTTACTGGCCGCATCTGTCCCGCACCATGCGAGGAAGCCTGCACGCTCAACCTCGAAGACACGCCAGTTGCCATCAAAAGCGTTGAACAGGCATTGGGCGACAAAGCTTTTGAGCTTGGCTATATCGTGCCGCAGCCTGTCGCGCAGAAAACCGGTAAGTCGGTTGCCATTATCGGGTCTGGCCCGGCAGGTTTGGCGGCAGCACAGCAGCTTGCCCGCGTCGGTCATATGGTCGATGTCTATGAGCGCGAGAGCCGTCCCGGTGGGTTGTTGCGTTACGGTATTCCCGATTTCAAGATGGAAAAGCACCTGATCGACCGGCGTATCGAGCAGATGGAAGGCGAGGGCGTGCGTTTCCTGTGTGGTGTCAATATCGGCGTAGACAAGCCAATGCGCGAGCTTCTCGCTGACTACGATGCCGTGCTTTATTGCGGCGGTTCGGAAAAGCCGCGCCCGGCGGGCATTCCCGGTGCTGATCTTGAGGGCGTGCATGATGCTATGCCCTATCTCGTGCAGCAAAACCGTCGTGTTGGACGCGAAAACATTGAATCCGTTGCCTGGGTTTCAGAACCCATTCTGGCCGGAGGCAAGCATGTCGTGGTCGTTGGTGGCGGCGATACAGCGTCTGACTGCGTCGGTACGGCGTTCCGGCAGGGCGCGGTCAATGTAACCCAGCTCGATATTCGACCGCAGCCGCCCGAAAAGGAAAACAAGCTCAGCGTGTGGCCTTACTGGGCGACCAAGATGCGTACCTCTTCTAGTCAGGCTGAAGGTGCTACACGCGAATTTCAGGTGGCAACGCTGGAGTTCGTTGGTGAGGACGGCGTGTTGACACACGTCAAATGCTGCCATGTGGACGAACAGCGCAAGCCCATCGCGGGTACAGAGTTCTTCATCAAGGCCGACCTTGCCTTCATCGCCATCGGCTTTTTCGGTCCCGCCGAAAACAGTGTGTTGAAGGAAATGGGAGAGAGCCTCGATATCGCTACAGACCGCCGCGGTGGCACCTCAGTAAAGGCCAATGAACGCGACTATCGCACCAACGTGGCCAAGTTTTATGCCGCGGGTGATGTGCGGCGCGGCCAGTCACTGGTCGTCTGGGCCATTCGCGAAGGACGTCAGGCGGCGCATGCGATTGACCACGATCTCATGGGCGCGTCGGTCCTGCCGCGCTGA
- a CDS encoding amino acid permease — MNIASKPSVDSSREEEPHLARNLSNRHLQLIAIGGAIGTGLFMGSGKTISLAGPSILMVYAIIGFMLFFVMRALGEILLSNLEYRSFADFAGDYLGPWAQFFTGWTYWLCWIVTGVADVVAVSGYVSFWFPELALWIPALGLIFTLLALNLPTVRNFGEIEFWFALIKIVAIIALILAGAYMLTTGFTLPNGTRASVTHLWDHGGFFPTGFFGFVAGFQIAVFAFVGIELVGTAAAETENPTRNLPKAINSIPIRIVLFYVGALFVIITVIPWNQVDPGSSPFVAMFSLAGLGIAAHVINFVVLTSATSSANSGIYSTSRMIYGLATSRLAPKALGKLNGRKVPVNALFFSCIFLLSGVVLLYAEQSIIAAFTIVTTISALLFIFVWSIILASYVQYRRKRPDLHEKSTFKMPGGRAAVAMVFAFFAFILWALAQEPDTAVALKITPFWFLLLGVIYLAIRAKRKQG; from the coding sequence ATGAATATCGCATCCAAACCTTCTGTCGATTCTAGTCGGGAGGAGGAGCCCCATCTTGCACGCAATCTTTCCAATCGCCATCTACAACTGATCGCCATCGGCGGTGCCATCGGCACCGGCCTTTTCATGGGATCGGGCAAGACCATTTCGCTGGCCGGACCGTCCATCCTGATGGTCTATGCCATTATCGGCTTCATGCTTTTCTTCGTGATGCGCGCGCTTGGCGAAATTCTTCTGTCCAATCTCGAATACCGCTCATTCGCCGATTTTGCCGGCGATTATCTGGGTCCGTGGGCGCAGTTCTTCACAGGCTGGACCTATTGGTTGTGCTGGATCGTCACTGGCGTCGCCGACGTGGTCGCCGTTTCAGGCTATGTGTCGTTCTGGTTTCCCGAACTGGCGCTATGGATCCCCGCACTTGGTCTGATTTTTACGCTTCTTGCACTGAATCTGCCCACCGTTCGCAATTTCGGCGAAATCGAGTTCTGGTTCGCCCTCATCAAGATCGTCGCCATCATCGCTCTTATTCTGGCTGGCGCCTATATGCTGACGACCGGCTTTACGTTGCCGAATGGCACCAGAGCCTCCGTCACGCATCTTTGGGACCACGGCGGCTTTTTTCCGACTGGCTTTTTTGGTTTCGTGGCAGGCTTTCAGATTGCTGTCTTCGCCTTCGTGGGCATCGAACTGGTGGGCACGGCCGCGGCTGAAACCGAGAACCCGACGCGCAACTTACCAAAGGCGATTAACTCGATCCCCATCCGCATTGTGCTTTTCTATGTCGGAGCACTCTTCGTCATCATCACGGTCATTCCGTGGAATCAGGTCGATCCGGGTTCAAGCCCATTTGTCGCCATGTTCTCGCTTGCCGGTCTGGGCATTGCCGCACATGTGATCAATTTTGTCGTGCTGACGTCCGCGACATCAAGCGCCAATTCAGGCATCTACTCGACCTCGCGCATGATCTATGGTCTGGCGACCTCGCGGCTTGCGCCAAAGGCACTGGGCAAGCTCAACGGCCGGAAAGTTCCGGTCAATGCGCTGTTCTTCTCCTGCATCTTCCTGCTTTCAGGCGTGGTGCTTCTTTATGCGGAGCAAAGCATCATCGCCGCCTTCACTATAGTGACGACGATTTCGGCACTTCTGTTCATTTTCGTCTGGTCGATCATTCTGGCGTCTTACGTGCAATATCGCCGCAAGCGTCCCGACCTTCATGAAAAGTCGACCTTCAAGATGCCTGGAGGGCGCGCAGCCGTTGCCATGGTCTTTGCCTTCTTCGCCTTCATCCTGTGGGCACTGGCACAAGAACCCGATACGGCTGTGGCTCTGAAAATCACGCCCTTCTGGTTTCTGCTGCTTGGCGTCATCTATCTGGCTATCCGCGCAAAACGCAAGCAAGGTTAA
- a CDS encoding DUF459 domain-containing protein, with the protein MQEYRIMHKLLKVVGLLLTAFVLVFSNIASTKARERPRTIFDMLFGPKQAEPTPKVEPRATPKRTRPKVNRAPKAAPPTARSAAPAATVPSSPSVEKNPDARKVLVVGDFISDGLAQGLDTAFASEASVTVSVRVNGSSGFVRSDHFDWPANIGKILDEEKPAVVVVMMGSNDRQAITDEGASLAARSPGWNAEYQKRVAHFIQTISDQKYPLIWVGQPPFRPRGMAQDMLALNEIYRAATEKAGGQFASVWDGFVDEDGNFTQTGFDINGQTARLRGNDGINLTTAGKRKLAFYAEKPLRAYLGGSSQNEPLPTADTAGAPRPVDRVAPISLRDVIRDRNGVLLGGSLTPRPAPQHTIPSDRKPVPGRSDDFTWPKKSVKP; encoded by the coding sequence ATGCAAGAATATCGGATCATGCATAAGCTTTTAAAGGTCGTCGGGTTGTTACTGACGGCCTTTGTTCTCGTGTTTTCGAATATCGCATCCACGAAGGCGCGTGAACGGCCGCGCACCATCTTCGATATGCTGTTCGGTCCGAAACAGGCCGAGCCGACACCGAAAGTTGAGCCGCGCGCCACACCCAAACGCACAAGGCCAAAAGTAAATCGCGCGCCCAAGGCCGCCCCTCCGACCGCGCGATCGGCGGCACCTGCCGCAACCGTGCCCTCTTCACCCTCGGTCGAGAAAAATCCCGATGCGAGAAAGGTTTTGGTGGTCGGTGACTTCATCAGTGACGGCCTGGCACAGGGACTGGATACCGCCTTCGCGTCCGAAGCATCGGTGACAGTTTCGGTTCGCGTAAACGGTTCTTCCGGCTTCGTGCGTAGCGACCACTTCGACTGGCCAGCCAATATCGGCAAGATATTGGACGAGGAAAAACCGGCCGTTGTCGTGGTGATGATGGGCTCAAATGACCGGCAGGCCATCACCGACGAAGGGGCGAGCCTTGCAGCGCGCTCGCCGGGATGGAACGCCGAATACCAAAAGCGCGTGGCACACTTCATCCAGACGATATCTGACCAGAAGTATCCGTTGATCTGGGTTGGCCAGCCGCCATTCCGCCCAAGGGGCATGGCGCAGGATATGCTGGCCCTTAATGAAATCTATCGCGCCGCCACCGAAAAGGCCGGGGGCCAGTTTGCCAGCGTATGGGATGGCTTCGTCGATGAAGACGGCAATTTCACCCAGACAGGTTTCGACATTAACGGCCAGACCGCACGCCTGCGCGGCAATGACGGCATCAACCTGACGACGGCCGGCAAACGCAAACTTGCTTTCTATGCCGAGAAGCCGTTACGCGCCTATCTTGGTGGAAGCTCTCAAAACGAACCGCTTCCAACAGCCGATACCGCCGGAGCGCCCCGCCCGGTCGACCGCGTTGCCCCCATAAGCCTGCGCGATGTCATCCGCGACCGGAACGGCGTGTTACTTGGGGGCAGCCTTACCCCACGTCCCGCACCGCAGCACACCATACCATCGGATAGGAAACCGGTACCCGGGCGCTCCGATGATTTTACCTGGCCCAAGAAAAGCGTAAAGCCCTGA